In Mangifera indica cultivar Alphonso unplaced genomic scaffold, CATAS_Mindica_2.1 Un_0005, whole genome shotgun sequence, a single window of DNA contains:
- the LOC123205413 gene encoding shikimate kinase 1, chloroplastic-like, whose product MEVKVLQNLQYPTWVDLDKFQRKPTGLVRFSRRIREDKGVQVFISAHMQPNITSNRYKSVAPEVSCTFKSFPASVVETGGFHAPLDEALILKNKSQEIEPYLEGRSIYLVGMMGCGKTTVGKVLSGVLGYSFFDCDTLIEQDVNGTTVADIFKLYGEGFFRDKETDVLRKLSIMHRLVVSTGGGAVIRPINWKYMHKDISVFLDVPLEALAKRIAAVGTNSRPLLHYESGDAYTKAFKRLSTLWEERSGAYENANARVSLENIAAKLGHRDVSALTPATIAIEALEQIEQSLKEEGEMPF is encoded by the exons ATGGAGGTCAAAGTGTTGCAAAATTTACAATATCCTACATGGGTTGATTTGGACAAGTTTCAGAGAAAACCAACCGGTTTGGTGCGGTTTTCTCGTAGAATTAGGGAAGATAAGGGGGTTCAAGTGTTCATATCGGCTCATATGCAGCCTAATATAACTTCAAACCGGTATAAATCTGTTGCTCCGGAGGTTTCCTGTACTTTCAAAAGCTTTCCAG CTTCAGTAGTGGAAACTGGAGGTTTTCATGCTCCTCTTGATGAAGCTTTAATTTTGAAG AATAAGTCGCAAGAGATTGAGCCATATTTAGAGGGTCGCTCTATATATCTTGTTG GAATGATGGGCTGTGGAAAAACTACTGTGGGCAAGGTTCTGTCCGGAGTGCTTGGTTATTCGTTTTTTGACTG TGATACCTTGATAGAGCAAGATGTGAATGGAACTACTGTGGCTGACATATTTAAACTCTATGGAGAGGGTTTCTTCAGAGATAAAGAG ACTGATGTACTCAGGAAGCTGTCTATAATGCATCGACTTGTTGTTTCTACCGGTGGAGGTGCAGTTATACGTCCCATCAACTG GAAATATATGCATAAGGATATTAGTGTCTTTTTGGATGTACCTCTAGAAGCCTTGGCAAAGAGAATTGCAGCTGTAGGTACTAATTCTCGCCCCCTTTTGCATTATGAATCAGGCGATGCATACACAAAG GCTTTCAAGCGATTATCAACTCTTTGGGAAGAGAGGTCTGGAGCATACGAGAATGCCAATGCTAGGGTTAGCTTGGAAA ATATTGCAGCCAAACTCGGTCACAGAGATGTATCTGCTCTCACACCAGCTACCATTGCAATTGAg GCACTTGAACAAATTGAGCAATCCCTAAAGGAAGAGGGTGAGATGCCATTTTAG